A part of Rhopalosiphum maidis isolate BTI-1 chromosome 3, ASM367621v3, whole genome shotgun sequence genomic DNA contains:
- the LOC114253659 gene encoding piggyBac transposable element-derived protein 4-like, translating into MSKKINDQDISRMLDEFMDDSGSDREDDNVDNNSSDEDTCEAVYTNLLPVAFENECANLFENLVEMVDNIDNDLTVPITDNRRQNMNEVPIENIESNYDNIAEEWGFDDTIDEIQHENFIQNHDNNEPFLTNRDIERRSIESTEPVICEWERVNPEPQPHVFTSMSGVSDEVLGKSTEIEFFSIFFPDNLIKLIKKETNRYAYSIIRSLRRKNMLKQNSIWHKWKPVNISEIYSFFSIILHMSIIPKPHIKDFWSKNAFIHSTFASKLMTRDRFSSIFSMLHLNNNANYISRGKENHDSLFKIRPYIDLINKKTVESYQPGQNLTIDEGMCPFRGRIHFRVYMKNKPHKYGMKLYILSDPLTGYTLKFEIYSGKNQKDNSIIALFDRLLEEYYYKGHTVYMDRFYTSPALLNALWKKNTNGVGTVMSNRKGLPKEVVKEKLQKGEMTYSKQGPLVCIKWRDTRDVLMLSTAHSADMKQVSVRSKTGELLKFKPNSIIDYNINKTGVDHGDQMVSYYPFQRKSLKWWKKMFFHLFMVTVVNSYILKNRVNQHKKITLRTFIINLGLQLAEKSGYNQDNYNDTVTNRLSGRHFIARIPSTASKQNPRRVCKVCADKIKYISGKRGRKETSFYCKQCDTPLCIEDCFEKYHTINNYWL; encoded by the coding sequence atgtctaaaaaaattaacgaccAAGACATAAGTCGTATGTTAGATGAATTTATGGATGATAGTGGATCTGATAGAGAAGATGataatgttgataataatagttctGACGAGGACACGTGTGAAGCTGTTTATACGAATTTGTTACCGGTTGCATTTGAAAATGAATGTGCAAATCTTTTTGAAAATCTTGTTGAAATGGTTGacaatattgataatgattTAACTGTTCCAATTACTGATAATAGAAGGCAAAATATGAATGAAGTAccaatagaaaatattgagAGTAATTATGACAATATAGCTGAGGAATGGGGTTTTGATGACACCATAGACGAAATTCAACatgaaaattttatacaaaatcatgataataatgaaccttttttaacaaatagagATATAGAAAGACGTTCAATTGAAAGTACAGAACCTGTTATATGTGAATGGGAAAGAGTAAATCCTGAACCTCAACCTCACGTATTTACGTCAATGTCAGGTGTCTCAGATGAAGTACTTGGTAAATCAACTGAAATAgagttttttagtatttttttcccagataatttaattaaattaataaaaaaagaaactaaTAGGTATGCATACTCGATTATTCGATCTCTTCGACGAAAAAATATGCTGAAACAAAATTCTATTTGGCATAAATGGAAACCAGttaatatttctgaaatatatagttttttttcaatcattctTCATATGTCTATAATACCAAAACCACATATCAAAGACTTTTGGTCGAAGAATGCATTTATTCATAGCACATTTGCGTCAAAGCTAATGACTAGAGATCGTTTCTCATCGATTTTTTCAATGTtgcatttgaataataatgcaaattatatttcaagagGTAAAGAAAATCATgacagtttatttaaaatccgtccttatattgatttaatcaataaaaaaacagttgAGTCATATCAACCTGGTCAAAATTTGACTATTGACGAAGGTATGTGTCCATTTAGAGGTCGTATACATTTCAgagtttatatgaaaaataaaccacATAAATAcggtatgaaattatatattctatcaGATCCTCTTACAggatatactttaaaatttgaaatttattctggtaaaaatcaaaaagatAATTCGATAATTGCTTTGTTTGATAGACTTTTAgaagagtattattataaaggtcACACTGTGTACATGGATAGATTTTATACAAGCCCAGCACTTCTAAATGctctttggaaaaaaaatacaaatggtGTAGGTACGGTTATGTCTAACCGTAAAGGACTACCTAAAGAAGTAGTAAaggaaaaattacaaaaaggtGAAATGACATATTCGAAACAAGGTCCTTTGGTATGTATCAAATGGAGAGATACAAGAGACGTGTTGATGTTATCAACAGCTCATTCAGCAGATATGAAACAAGTCTCAGTTAGATCTAAAACTGGTGAACTTCTTAAGTTTAAACCTAATTCTATTATTGactacaatataaacaaaacaggTGTTGATCACGGAGATCAAATGGTTTCATATTATCCATTTCAgagaaaaagtttaaaatggtggaaaaaaatgttctttcatttatttatggtaACAGTTGTAAATAGTTACATATTGAAGAACAGAGTAAaccaacacaaaaaaataacattaaggacatttataattaatttgggcTTACAACTGGCAGAAAAAAGTGGCTATAATCAAGACAACTATAATGATACGGTTACAAATCGGCTGTCAGGACGACATTTTATTGCACGTATACCATCAACAGCATCAAAGCAAAATCCAAGAAGAGTCTGTAAAGTTTGtgccgataaaataaaatatataagtggcAAAAGAGGAAGAAAAGAAACTTCGTTTTATTGCAAACAGTGTGATACACCGTTATGTATTGAggattgttttgaaaaatatcacactataaataattattggttgtaa